In Thunnus thynnus chromosome 20, fThuThy2.1, whole genome shotgun sequence, a single window of DNA contains:
- the egr2b gene encoding early growth response protein 2b — protein sequence MTAKTLEKVPVNLGGFVHPVAESVYSVDDIATSLPTSVAIFPNTDLGTHYDPLNVTADGLMSADMSVEKRSLDLSYPSGFSQPAPHRNQTFTYMGKFSIDSQYPGNWNPEGVINIVSGIFNVAQPPPPPPPSSSASSSPASSGSPNHFSSGNLSCTMAHQSQAEIDHHHHLYSPPPPYSSSGCGDVYQDPSAFLSTSTCPIASYPPPSYSSPKQPGSSDALFPIIPDYPGFFQPACQRDMHTAGIQDRKPFGPCPLDTFRVPPPLTPLNTIRNFTLGGPGGSSEGGPPRLPSAYSPQNLPLRPILRPRKYPNRPSKTPIHERPYPCPAEGCDRRFSRSDELTRHIRIHTGHKPFQCRICMRNFSRSDHLTTHIRTHTGEKPFACDFCGRKFARSDERKRHTKIHLRQKERKSSTLSSSSSSSSSSSGLERQSGGISATNGICS from the exons ATGACAGCTAAAACTCTGGAGAAAGTACCGGTGAATCTCGGGGGGTTCGTGCATCCCGTAGCCGAGAGTGTGTACTCAGTGGATGACATCGCCACCAGCTTGCCGACCTCTGTGGCTATCTTCCCCAACACCGATTTAGGAACGCATTATGACCCGCTTAATGTGACAGCAG ATGGCTTGATGAGCGCAGACATGAGCGTGGAGAAGCGGTCTCTGGACCTCTCCTACCCCAGCGGCTTCTCTCAGCCTGCCCCCCACCGTAACCAGACCTTCACCTACATGGGAAAGTTCTCCATCGACTCTCAGTATCCAGGTAACTGGAACCCCGAGGGAGTGATCAATATTGTCTCGGGCATCTTCAACGTGGCCCAgccgccgcctcctcctcctccctcctcctcagcgTCCTCCTCCCCGGCTTCCTCAGGATCTCCCAATCACTTTTCCAGCGGAAATTTGAGTTGCACCATGGCGCATCAGAGCCAGGCAGAGATAGACCACCATCACCACCTGTACTCCCCCCCGCCTCCCTACTCCTCTTCTGGCTGCGGGGATGTGTACCAGGACCCCTCGGCGTTTCTGTCCACCTCTACCTGCCCCATCGCCTCTTACCCGCCACCCTCCTACTCTTCGCCCAAGCAGCCCGGCAGCTCAGACGCGCTTTTCCCCATCATCCCTGATTACCCGGGCTTCTTCCAGCCGGCTTGCCAGCGAGACATGCACACGGCAGGTATCCAAGACCGGAAACCTTTCGGCCCGTGTCCACTCGATACATTCCGCGTCCCCCCACCCCTGACCCCACTGAACACTATCAGGAACTTTACACTTGGGGGTCCGGGTGGCAGCTCCGAGGGAGGGCCGCCGAGGCTCCCCTCTGCCTACAGCCCACAGAACCTGCCTCTGAGGCCGATCCTGCGGCCCAGAAAGTACCCGAACAGACCCAGCAAGACGCCCATCCACGAGCGACCATACCCTTGTCCGGCGGAGGGCTGCGACCGGCGGTTCTCCCGCTCCGACGAACTGACCAGACACATCCGCATCCACACTGGACACAAGCCGTTCCAGTGCCGGATCTGTATGCGCAACTTCAGCCGCAGCGACCACCTCACCACGCACATCCGCACGCACACGGGAGAGAAGCCGTTTGCCTGCGACTTCTGCGGCCGCAAGTTCGCCAGGAGCGACGAAAGGAAGAGACACACTAAAATCCATCTCAGGCAGAAGGAGAGGAAGTCCTCTACTCTCTCCTCTTCGTCCTCGTCCTCATCCAGCAGCTCCGGGCTGGAGCGGCAGTCAGGCGGTATCAGCGCAACCAACGGGATTTGTTCATAG